Proteins encoded together in one Streptomyces sp. NBC_01216 window:
- a CDS encoding S41 family peptidase, with amino-acid sequence MSDDLAYLRFPHLHDDLLCFAAEDDLWVAPLAPEGEPSGRAWRITVDRTRVGHPRFSGDGRQIAYTSWRSLDPEIHLAPVAGGPSRRLGFWGSTDTRVCGWSPDGDILAVSSHGQPFSYYSWAYTVPTDGSPGGRMPWGPVSDIAVADIEGERRTLLLTGKPPHEPAAWKRYRGGATGRLWMHGRRLLPDIGGHLAAPMFVAGRIAFLSDHEGVGNLYSCLPDGTDLRRHTDHDAFYARHASSDGRRVVYQCAGDLWIVEDLTSPDATPRRLDVRLGGPRAGRRRYHVPASHHVDALSVDETGRAGAVSVRGSLYWLTHRDGPARTITDTPGVRVRLPEMLGSSGRIAYVTDAEGDDAVELAYLPRASGARPPRRLAAGELGRVEELVADPDGERLAIASDDGRLLLVDTAEDPGDASPPEESGRAEVTELIRSLNGPVRDLAFSPDGAWLTWSHPGIGRSLRQIKMARIAGPGAPTIVDVTNGRFEDENPVFTRDGRYLAFLSWRGFDPVYDVHTGDLSFPLGCRPYLVPLSSATPSPFALLPDGRPVAGGLDPVEDTGEAGDGTVTVEAEGLESRVTPFPVTASKYSALQPVSGGGLVWLRWPISGALGETFANPSDTSGRPTLEHFGITKARKTELVQHLDWFAVSGDGSRLVVADESELRAVPATEPGDGDSTVYIDLRRILHEVDPKAEWRQAFDEAGRIVRSYFWEPDLGGVDWTAVLDQYRPLVERVASPDEFADLLREVMGELGTSHAYVTPARRNEGPPHYQRPMGLLGANLVRRDEGWTVKRILPGDSSDSKARSPLAGTGIREGAVLTHVDGRPVDPVCGPYPLLSSCGGTTVELTFRPAEGEGPARRVAVVPLVDERPLRYQDWVAKRRAVVRRISGGACGYLHIPDMGGSGWAQFNRDLRMEVSRPALIVDVRGNAGGHISELVVEKLTRRILGWDLTRNAQPVSYASNAPRGPVVALADEATSSDGDMITVAFKLLGLGPVVGQRTWGGVVGMTGRHRLVDGTQITVPMNAAWFPEYGWSVENHGVEPDLEILRTPLDWAEGRHAQLDDAVALALSLLAGNPAASPPDYDSVPDRSRPKLPPRSSR; translated from the coding sequence GTGAGTGACGACCTCGCGTATCTCCGCTTCCCGCACCTCCACGACGACCTGCTGTGCTTCGCGGCCGAGGACGATCTCTGGGTCGCGCCCCTCGCCCCCGAGGGGGAACCGTCCGGCCGGGCCTGGCGGATCACCGTCGACCGGACCCGGGTCGGCCACCCGCGCTTCTCGGGCGACGGGCGCCAGATCGCCTACACGAGCTGGCGCAGTCTCGACCCGGAGATCCACCTCGCCCCGGTCGCCGGCGGACCCTCGCGCCGGCTCGGCTTCTGGGGCTCGACCGACACCCGGGTCTGCGGCTGGTCACCCGACGGCGACATCCTCGCCGTCTCCTCGCACGGACAGCCCTTCTCGTACTACTCCTGGGCGTACACCGTCCCCACCGACGGCTCCCCCGGCGGCCGGATGCCCTGGGGTCCGGTCTCCGACATCGCGGTCGCCGACATCGAGGGCGAACGGCGCACCCTGCTGCTCACCGGCAAACCGCCGCACGAACCGGCGGCCTGGAAGCGGTACCGGGGCGGCGCGACGGGACGGCTGTGGATGCACGGCAGGCGACTGCTCCCGGACATCGGCGGCCACCTGGCGGCGCCGATGTTCGTCGCCGGCCGGATCGCGTTCCTCTCGGACCACGAGGGCGTCGGCAACCTCTACTCCTGCCTCCCCGACGGCACCGACCTGCGCCGCCACACCGACCACGACGCCTTCTACGCCCGGCACGCCTCCAGCGACGGACGCCGGGTCGTGTACCAGTGCGCCGGCGACCTGTGGATCGTGGAGGACCTGACCTCCCCGGACGCCACGCCCCGCAGGCTCGACGTCCGGCTCGGCGGCCCGCGCGCCGGGCGCCGCCGCTATCACGTCCCCGCCTCCCACCACGTGGACGCGCTCTCCGTCGACGAGACCGGGCGCGCCGGCGCCGTCTCGGTCCGGGGCAGTCTCTACTGGCTGACTCATCGCGACGGGCCCGCCCGCACGATCACCGACACCCCGGGCGTCCGGGTCCGGCTGCCCGAGATGCTGGGCAGCAGCGGCCGGATCGCCTACGTCACCGACGCCGAGGGCGACGACGCCGTGGAGCTCGCCTACCTCCCGCGGGCCAGCGGCGCCCGGCCCCCGCGTCGGCTCGCCGCCGGGGAACTCGGCCGGGTCGAGGAACTGGTCGCCGACCCCGACGGCGAACGCCTCGCCATCGCCTCCGACGACGGCCGGCTGCTGCTCGTCGACACCGCCGAGGACCCCGGGGACGCCTCCCCGCCCGAGGAGTCCGGGCGAGCCGAGGTCACCGAGCTGATCCGCTCGCTCAACGGACCGGTGCGCGACCTCGCCTTCTCGCCCGACGGCGCCTGGCTGACCTGGTCCCATCCAGGCATCGGCCGCTCCCTGCGGCAGATCAAGATGGCCAGGATCGCGGGCCCCGGTGCCCCCACGATCGTCGACGTCACCAACGGCCGCTTCGAGGACGAGAACCCGGTCTTCACCCGCGACGGCCGCTATCTCGCCTTCCTCTCCTGGCGGGGCTTCGACCCGGTGTACGACGTGCACACCGGCGACCTGTCCTTCCCGCTGGGCTGCCGTCCCTATCTCGTCCCGCTGTCCTCGGCCACCCCCTCCCCCTTCGCGCTGCTGCCGGACGGCCGCCCCGTGGCGGGCGGCCTCGACCCGGTCGAGGACACCGGTGAGGCGGGCGACGGCACGGTGACCGTGGAGGCCGAAGGGCTGGAGAGCCGGGTGACGCCCTTCCCGGTGACGGCCTCCAAGTACTCGGCGCTCCAGCCGGTGAGCGGCGGCGGCCTGGTCTGGCTGCGCTGGCCCATCTCGGGGGCGCTCGGCGAGACCTTCGCCAACCCCTCCGACACCTCCGGACGCCCCACCCTGGAGCACTTCGGCATCACCAAGGCCCGCAAGACCGAACTCGTCCAGCACCTCGACTGGTTCGCGGTCAGCGGGGACGGCTCACGGCTCGTCGTGGCCGACGAGAGCGAACTACGGGCGGTACCGGCGACGGAGCCCGGCGACGGCGACTCGACCGTCTACATCGACCTGCGGCGGATCCTGCACGAGGTCGACCCGAAGGCGGAGTGGCGTCAGGCGTTCGACGAGGCGGGCCGGATCGTCCGCTCCTACTTCTGGGAGCCCGATCTGGGCGGTGTCGACTGGACCGCGGTGCTCGACCAGTACCGCCCGCTCGTCGAACGGGTCGCCTCGCCGGACGAGTTCGCCGATCTGCTGCGCGAGGTCATGGGTGAACTCGGGACCTCGCACGCGTATGTCACCCCCGCCCGGCGCAACGAGGGCCCGCCCCACTACCAGCGGCCGATGGGGCTGCTGGGCGCGAACCTGGTGCGGCGCGACGAGGGCTGGACGGTCAAGCGCATCCTGCCCGGCGACTCCTCCGACTCCAAGGCCCGCTCTCCGCTGGCCGGCACCGGCATCCGGGAGGGCGCGGTCCTCACCCATGTGGACGGCCGCCCGGTGGACCCCGTGTGCGGCCCGTACCCGTTGCTCTCGTCCTGCGGCGGCACCACGGTCGAACTCACCTTCCGGCCGGCCGAGGGCGAGGGGCCCGCGCGGCGGGTGGCGGTCGTCCCGCTGGTCGACGAACGGCCGCTGCGCTACCAGGACTGGGTGGCGAAACGACGTGCCGTGGTCCGGAGGATCAGCGGCGGCGCGTGCGGCTACCTGCACATCCCGGACATGGGCGGTTCGGGCTGGGCCCAGTTCAACCGCGACCTGCGGATGGAGGTCTCCCGGCCGGCCCTGATCGTGGACGTGCGCGGCAACGCCGGCGGCCACATCAGCGAGCTCGTCGTGGAGAAGCTCACCCGCAGAATCCTGGGCTGGGACCTGACCCGGAACGCGCAGCCCGTCAGCTACGCCTCGAACGCGCCGCGCGGGCCTGTCGTGGCCCTCGCCGACGAGGCCACGTCCTCGGACGGCGACATGATCACGGTCGCCTTCAAGCTGCTCGGCCTCGGCCCGGTGGTGGGACAGCGGACCTGGGGCGGCGTCGTCGGCATGACGGGCCGTCACCGCCTGGTGGACGGAACGCAGATCACGGTGCCGATGAACGCCGCGTGGTTCCCCGAGTACGGCTGGTCCGTCGAGAACCACGGCGTGGAACCGGACCTGGAGATCCTCCGCACCCCCCTGGACTGGGCGGAGGGCCGGCACGCGCAGCTGGACGACGCGGTCGCCCTGGCGCTGTCGCTGCTGGCCGGGAACCCCGCAGCCAGCCCGCCGGACTACGACTCGGTGCCCGACCGTTCGCGCCCGAAGCTGCCGCCGAGGTCCAGCAGGTAG